The following are from one region of the Nostoc cf. commune SO-36 genome:
- the lpxC gene encoding UDP-3-O-acyl-N-acetylglucosamine deacetylase yields the protein MQQHTLAAEITQIGVGLHSGVSTQVRILPAEAGSGRYFVRVDLPDLPIIPAQVAAVSHTVLSTQLGKGEVSVRTVEHLLAALSGMGVDNARIEIDGPELPLLDGSASVWTANIAQVGLVSQPVNNQVPLVVTEPISVYQGDAFVSALPAPETRFSYGIDFDLPAIGNQWHSWSLTAEQGTTSASFAAEIAPARTFGLLHQIEHLQKTGLIKGGSLDNALVCGPEGWLNPPLRFANEPVRHKILDLVGDLSLLGTFPIAHFLAYKASHNLHIQLAQKILDWGF from the coding sequence ATGCAACAACACACTCTAGCAGCCGAAATCACCCAAATAGGGGTGGGATTGCATAGCGGTGTGAGTACTCAGGTGCGGATACTACCAGCCGAGGCGGGAAGTGGACGCTACTTTGTGCGGGTAGATTTACCGGATTTACCGATAATTCCAGCCCAAGTTGCGGCAGTTAGTCACACTGTTCTCTCAACTCAGTTGGGTAAGGGTGAGGTATCGGTTCGCACGGTAGAGCATTTGTTGGCAGCCCTTTCGGGTATGGGTGTGGATAATGCCCGTATTGAAATTGACGGCCCTGAACTACCACTTTTAGATGGTTCAGCAAGTGTGTGGACAGCTAACATTGCCCAAGTTGGCTTAGTATCACAACCCGTTAATAACCAAGTTCCCTTGGTTGTTACAGAACCAATATCGGTCTATCAAGGAGATGCCTTTGTATCTGCCCTCCCAGCACCAGAAACCCGCTTTAGTTACGGTATTGATTTTGACCTACCCGCCATTGGTAATCAATGGCATAGTTGGTCACTAACCGCAGAACAAGGAACAACTTCTGCTAGCTTTGCTGCGGAAATTGCTCCGGCGCGTACTTTTGGGTTACTGCATCAAATTGAACACTTACAAAAAACAGGGTTAATTAAAGGTGGCAGTTTAGATAATGCACTCGTTTGTGGCCCAGAAGGCTGGCTAAATCCACCATTGAGATTTGCAAATGAGCCAGTCCGTCATAAAATCTTGGATTTAGTAGGAGATTTGAGTTTACTAGGAACTTTTCCGATCGCTCATTTTTTAGCGTATAAAGCCAGTCATAATTTACACATTCAACTGGCTCAAAAAATTTTAGATTGGGGATTTTAG
- the fabZ gene encoding 3-hydroxyacyl-ACP dehydratase FabZ produces the protein MSILTEVNTIDTTTPTSTEPQAINETTISSEIKTTFTSEEIQKLLPHRYPFLLVDKIIDYVPGKKAVGVKNVTINEPHFQGHFPERPLMPGVLIVEAMAQVGGIVLTQMSSVEGGLFVFAGIDKVRFRRQVVPGDQLVMTVELLWVKQRRFGKMQSRAEVDGQLACEGELMFSLVN, from the coding sequence ATGTCAATCCTCACTGAAGTGAATACAATCGATACGACTACACCTACATCTACCGAACCACAGGCTATAAATGAAACTACAATCAGTTCTGAAATTAAAACAACTTTCACATCTGAAGAAATTCAGAAATTGTTACCCCACCGCTACCCATTTTTACTTGTAGACAAAATCATTGACTACGTTCCAGGTAAAAAAGCTGTTGGCGTTAAAAATGTTACTATCAACGAACCCCATTTTCAAGGACATTTCCCTGAACGCCCACTGATGCCAGGAGTGCTAATTGTTGAAGCAATGGCACAAGTTGGGGGCATTGTCCTAACTCAAATGTCATCGGTAGAAGGCGGACTCTTTGTCTTTGCTGGTATCGATAAAGTTCGCTTTCGCCGCCAGGTTGTACCGGGGGATCAACTAGTCATGACGGTGGAACTGTTATGGGTAAAACAACGTCGTTTCGGTAAGATGCAAAGTCGTGCCGAAGTTGACGGTCAACTTGCTTGTGAAGGGGAATTAATGTTTTCTCTAGTTAACTAA
- a CDS encoding BamA/TamA family outer membrane protein: MRLSPVLLAAIAIAAPLGGSLSANAETANSSKQTTEVLTLETNQQPEKDTDQANSSKSLESPAKPTKVIEAERLQSRVVAIYPANPAAMPAAGYATTPEVVVPTSTTPKTAQTPPINPSPTQQPSPAPDIPPPEIQQFTPETTPETTPAPQNVEPSTTEPLLPTTPEPSAAPDVPFPDSQQRTPAPVPGATPSPQNVNPPTTTPGDTQPSAAPEANDPRVLVSEVVIRSQAGQLTPELEAQVYRVIRTQPGQTTTRSQLQEDINAIFGTGFFSNVQASPEDTPLGVRVSFVVQPNPVLSKVEVQANPGTGVASVLPANTVDEVFKEQYGKILNLRDLQEGIKQLNKRYQDQGYVLANVIGAPQVSENGVVSLQVAEGVVENIRVRFRNKDGQETDEKGQPIRGRTQDYIITREVELKPGQVFNRNTVQRDLQRVYGLGLFEDVNVSLDPGTDPSKVDVVVNVAERSSGSIAAGAGISSASGLFGTVSYQQQNLNGRNQKLGAEVQVGERELLFDVRFTDPWIAGDPYRTSYTTNLFRRSSISLIFDGKDQDIRTFDQNNVTIEDSQDRPRILRLGGGVTFTRPLSANPYKSSVWTASAGIQYQRVSARDADGNLRPTGGLFNDDGIPIDENGNPTSNGQPITIPLTESPGGQDDLLLLQVGLQRDLRNNPLQPTSGSYLRFGVDQSVPIGLGNIFLTRLRGSYSQYLPIKLISLSKGPQTLAFNLQGGTVLGDLPPYEAFTIGGSNSVRGYEEGALASGRSYVQASVEYRFPVFSVVSGALFFDLGSDLGTSTRAAEVLNKNGSGYGYGLGVRVQSPLGPIRIDYGINDDGDSRINFGIGERF; the protein is encoded by the coding sequence ATGCGTTTATCTCCCGTATTGCTGGCAGCAATAGCAATTGCAGCGCCTTTGGGCGGCTCATTGAGTGCGAATGCAGAAACCGCCAACAGTTCAAAACAGACAACAGAAGTTTTGACATTAGAAACAAATCAGCAGCCAGAAAAGGATACTGATCAAGCTAACTCTAGTAAAAGTCTAGAATCTCCAGCTAAACCCACAAAGGTTATAGAAGCGGAGCGTCTGCAATCCCGTGTTGTTGCAATTTACCCTGCCAATCCAGCAGCGATGCCTGCGGCGGGCTACGCCACGACTCCAGAGGTAGTAGTACCAACCTCCACAACGCCAAAAACTGCACAAACGCCCCCAATCAATCCTAGCCCTACTCAACAGCCGTCTCCCGCTCCAGACATTCCACCGCCAGAAATTCAACAATTTACTCCTGAGACTACTCCTGAGACTACTCCAGCCCCACAAAATGTCGAGCCATCGACAACGGAACCTCTATTACCCACAACTCCAGAACCATCAGCCGCTCCAGACGTTCCATTCCCAGATAGTCAACAAAGAACACCTGCCCCAGTCCCAGGCGCTACTCCCAGTCCGCAGAATGTTAACCCGCCGACAACAACTCCGGGAGATACTCAACCCAGCGCAGCCCCTGAAGCCAATGATCCCCGGGTATTGGTGTCGGAAGTAGTAATTAGATCACAAGCTGGGCAACTAACACCAGAACTAGAAGCCCAAGTTTACAGAGTAATTCGTACCCAACCAGGACAAACCACAACCCGCAGTCAACTCCAAGAAGATATTAACGCCATCTTTGGTACTGGCTTTTTCTCCAACGTCCAAGCATCGCCAGAAGATACCCCCTTGGGAGTGCGAGTCAGCTTTGTTGTGCAGCCTAACCCTGTTTTAAGCAAGGTAGAAGTGCAAGCCAACCCTGGCACTGGTGTTGCTTCTGTACTCCCAGCTAATACTGTAGATGAAGTATTTAAGGAGCAGTATGGTAAGATTCTAAACTTGCGTGACTTGCAAGAAGGCATCAAGCAGTTAAACAAGCGGTATCAAGACCAAGGTTACGTACTAGCCAACGTGATTGGAGCGCCCCAAGTCTCCGAAAACGGAGTTGTTAGCTTGCAAGTAGCAGAAGGGGTAGTAGAAAACATTAGAGTCCGGTTCCGCAATAAAGATGGTCAGGAGACAGACGAGAAGGGACAACCAATTCGGGGACGGACACAAGATTACATCATTACGCGAGAAGTGGAGTTAAAGCCAGGACAAGTATTCAATCGCAACACAGTGCAAAGAGACTTACAGCGAGTGTATGGACTAGGACTGTTTGAAGATGTGAATGTCTCCCTTGACCCTGGTACTGACCCCAGCAAGGTGGATGTAGTCGTGAATGTAGCTGAACGCAGTAGTGGTTCGATTGCGGCTGGGGCAGGTATTAGTTCTGCTAGCGGACTTTTTGGAACAGTAAGCTATCAACAGCAAAACCTGAACGGTAGAAACCAAAAACTGGGAGCAGAAGTGCAGGTGGGAGAAAGGGAACTGCTATTTGATGTGCGGTTTACAGACCCCTGGATTGCCGGAGATCCTTATCGGACTTCCTACACAACCAATCTTTTCCGCCGCAGTTCGATTTCGTTAATTTTTGATGGTAAAGATCAAGATATTAGGACGTTTGATCAAAACAACGTCACGATTGAAGATTCTCAGGATCGCCCCCGCATTCTCCGGCTAGGTGGTGGTGTCACCTTCACCCGTCCTCTATCAGCTAATCCTTACAAAAGTTCCGTCTGGACTGCTTCAGCAGGTATACAGTATCAACGAGTTTCTGCCCGTGATGCTGATGGCAATCTTAGACCAACAGGGGGGCTATTCAATGATGATGGAATTCCCATCGACGAAAATGGAAACCCTACCAGCAACGGTCAACCAATCACAATTCCACTGACCGAATCTCCAGGAGGGCAAGACGATTTACTACTATTGCAAGTCGGTCTACAGCGCGATCTCCGTAATAACCCGTTGCAACCCACTAGCGGTTCTTATCTGCGTTTTGGGGTTGATCAGTCAGTTCCCATCGGACTAGGCAACATTTTTCTTACCAGATTACGGGGTAGCTACAGTCAATATTTACCCATCAAGCTGATTAGCCTTAGCAAAGGGCCACAAACCCTAGCATTTAACCTCCAAGGAGGAACCGTCCTTGGCGACTTGCCCCCCTACGAAGCCTTTACCATTGGCGGTAGCAATTCCGTCCGGGGTTATGAAGAAGGAGCATTAGCTAGTGGGCGCTCTTATGTGCAAGCATCAGTTGAGTATCGGTTTCCAGTTTTTTCAGTAGTTAGCGGCGCACTATTTTTTGATCTCGGCAGTGACCTGGGAACTAGCACTAGGGCGGCTGAAGTGTTGAACAAAAATGGTAGCGGTTATGGTTATGGTCTTGGCGTTCGCGTCCAGTCTCCACTGGGGCCAATTCGCATTGACTACGGTATCAACGATGACGGTGATAGTCGGATTAATTTCGGTATTGGCGAAAGGTTTTAA
- a CDS encoding VOC family protein, whose protein sequence is MVFQYTNAFITIASVNFDKLVNFYTKLLEEKPVILIPNVYAEFNLGSTRLGIFKPKKTNESEFEARSKNKQLLDDTLCESVYTKSKISLCLEVSNLEDAIAHLTTLGYPRPGDISIASHGREIYAYDPDGNRLILHQDSVNDN, encoded by the coding sequence ATGGTTTTCCAGTACACTAACGCATTTATCACCATAGCATCGGTTAATTTTGATAAGTTAGTAAATTTCTATACTAAATTGCTAGAGGAAAAGCCAGTTATTTTGATTCCGAATGTCTATGCTGAGTTTAATTTAGGTAGTACGCGATTAGGTATTTTTAAACCAAAGAAGACAAACGAGTCGGAATTTGAAGCCAGATCCAAGAACAAGCAACTTCTTGACGATACGCTTTGCGAATCTGTGTATACCAAAAGTAAGATAAGTTTGTGTTTAGAGGTGAGTAACTTAGAAGATGCGATCGCTCACCTAACTACTTTGGGCTATCCTCGACCAGGAGACATTTCCATTGCTTCCCACGGCAGAGAAATTTATGCCTATGACCCTGATGGCAACCGTCTAATTCTACATCAAGACTCAGTGAATGATAATTAA
- the lpxB gene encoding lipid-A-disaccharide synthase, whose product MRIFISTGEVSGDLQGSLLITALKRQAVAIGLELEIVALGGEKMAEAGAILLGNTSSIGSMGILEGLPYVLPTLQVQRQAIASLKENPPDLVVLIDYMTPNLEIGTYMKRQLPDVPVVYYIAPQEWAWSISLRRTNRIVGFTDKLLAIFPQEARYFLERGAKVTWVGHPLVDRMQDAPSRQAARATLGIAPEEIAIALLPASRRQELKYLLPIIFQAAQTIQAKLPEVRFWIPLSLEVYRQPIEEAIERYGLRATVISGQQMEVFAAADLAISKSGTVNLELALFKVPQVVVYRLSSLTAWIARKILKGSITFASPPNLVVMKLIVPEFLQEQATPENIIQAAMELLVNPHRREQTLLDYEEMRRSLGEVGVCDRAAQEILQMRSGTGD is encoded by the coding sequence ATGCGGATATTTATCAGCACTGGCGAAGTATCTGGCGATTTACAAGGATCGCTGCTAATTACAGCGCTGAAGCGTCAAGCTGTGGCGATTGGGTTGGAATTAGAGATTGTGGCACTAGGTGGCGAAAAAATGGCCGAGGCTGGGGCCATTCTGCTGGGAAATACCAGTAGTATTGGCTCGATGGGTATTCTAGAAGGGCTACCTTATGTTTTACCGACTCTCCAAGTGCAACGTCAAGCGATCGCTTCGCTAAAAGAAAATCCACCAGATTTAGTGGTGCTGATCGATTACATGACTCCCAATCTGGAAATTGGGACTTATATGAAACGGCAGTTACCAGATGTGCCTGTGGTATATTACATCGCTCCCCAAGAGTGGGCTTGGTCAATAAGTTTGCGTAGAACTAACCGGATTGTCGGTTTTACAGATAAGCTGTTGGCAATTTTCCCACAAGAAGCCCGTTACTTTCTCGAGAGAGGGGCAAAAGTTACTTGGGTAGGGCATCCTTTAGTTGACCGAATGCAAGACGCTCCTAGTCGCCAAGCAGCCCGTGCAACACTGGGCATTGCACCAGAAGAAATTGCGATCGCACTGCTCCCCGCCTCTCGTCGCCAAGAACTAAAATATCTTTTACCAATTATTTTTCAAGCTGCTCAAACTATTCAAGCTAAATTACCTGAAGTTCGTTTCTGGATTCCCCTGTCGCTGGAAGTCTATAGACAGCCAATTGAAGAGGCTATTGAGCGTTACGGTTTACGGGCGACAGTTATATCAGGTCAACAAATGGAAGTTTTTGCTGCGGCTGATTTAGCCATTAGTAAATCTGGTACTGTCAATTTAGAACTTGCTCTGTTCAAAGTGCCGCAAGTTGTAGTTTACCGCCTAAGTTCCCTGACTGCTTGGATAGCTCGTAAAATCCTCAAAGGTTCTATAACCTTTGCATCGCCACCTAATTTAGTAGTGATGAAGCTGATTGTGCCAGAATTTTTACAAGAACAAGCCACACCAGAGAATATTATCCAAGCAGCGATGGAACTGCTAGTCAATCCCCATCGTAGAGAGCAAACTTTGCTAGATTATGAGGAAATGCGGCGAAGTTTGGGAGAAGTTGGAGTGTGTGATCGCGCTGCTCAAGAAATTTTACAAATGCGATCAGGCACTGGGGATTAA
- the ylqF gene encoding ribosome biogenesis GTPase YlqF translates to MAITQNYRLNLIQWYPGHIAKAERKLKEQLKRVDVVFEVRDARIPLATHHPQIGEWVEGKARVLILNRVDMITPQMRSLWIDWFKRQGEVPYFTNAQHGKGIAEVARAAQAAGVELNQRRSDRGMLPRPVRAVVIGFPNVGKSALINRLLGKRVVESAARPGVTRQLRWVRISEHLELLDAPGVIPLRLEDQDAALKLAICDDIGEASYDNQLVAAALVDLLNYLEAVAADLLPKKPLQSRYQLDSTSDTGDTYLHALAEHRYKGDIERAARQLLTDFRKGLLGEMSLELPPN, encoded by the coding sequence ATGGCTATAACTCAAAACTATAGATTAAACCTGATTCAATGGTATCCAGGTCACATTGCGAAAGCTGAAAGGAAGCTCAAAGAACAGCTGAAGCGGGTAGATGTGGTGTTTGAAGTACGAGACGCCCGGATTCCTTTAGCGACTCACCATCCCCAAATAGGTGAGTGGGTGGAGGGTAAGGCACGGGTGTTGATACTGAACCGAGTAGATATGATTACGCCGCAAATGCGATCGCTATGGATAGATTGGTTTAAACGTCAAGGAGAAGTCCCTTATTTTACCAACGCTCAACATGGTAAAGGTATAGCAGAAGTGGCACGGGCAGCGCAAGCTGCTGGAGTAGAACTCAATCAAAGAAGAAGCGATCGCGGGATGTTACCTCGTCCAGTCCGGGCTGTGGTGATTGGTTTTCCTAATGTCGGTAAATCGGCTTTGATTAACCGCCTGTTGGGAAAGCGAGTCGTGGAAAGTGCAGCGCGTCCTGGGGTGACTCGCCAATTGCGCTGGGTGCGAATTTCCGAACATTTGGAATTGCTAGATGCTCCTGGTGTCATCCCTTTAAGATTGGAAGACCAAGATGCAGCATTGAAATTAGCCATTTGTGATGATATCGGTGAAGCATCTTACGATAATCAGCTAGTAGCAGCAGCCTTAGTGGATTTACTCAACTATTTGGAAGCAGTAGCCGCAGATTTATTACCAAAGAAACCATTGCAGTCCCGTTACCAACTCGATTCGACATCAGACACCGGAGATACCTATTTACACGCCTTAGCAGAGCATCGTTACAAAGGTGATATAGAGCGAGCTGCAAGGCAACTTTTAACAGATTTTCGCAAGGGGTTATTGGGTGAGATGAGTTTGGAATTACCACCTAACTAG
- a CDS encoding adenylate/guanylate cyclase domain-containing protein, which produces MTELTLRLQEGDTETTIAVDQNVFTIGRLPECNLYLPFAGVSRNHARLVKTAEGVWTIEDLGSKNGTQVNKYLVNSPQELYHGDILWLGNVSLVVLITNPVSQPEYPGISDINEQRTILHNVEQLQQQWIAADSKDGNISNKDQTIARLKDLVDIAKNLCAAASIEEIFSQVQQVVFRYLDSIERLALLIDVNGCGQLELMNAATRNVSQQKHLPSDGSWISRSICQKVFEEKVVIQTADTQQDERFASEQSILVKGIRSAMAVPLWDENKVVGVLYADANLSSYHWANEGEEELSFFSALANLVASSVQRWLLVEKLKTEEMIRHRLERYHSPAVVQQLISVGGLPGGRLAPTESEISILFADLVGFTAISERLTPTAIAQLLNNLFEEMLKEVFTCGGTLDKYIGDCIMAFFGAPEAQTDHADRAVTAAKGMLTRLEHLNANGFWHEPLQLRIAINSGKAVVGDVGSSQRVDYTALGATINLAARMEAVCPPSECVISQATHKMLSQPSDFQEMGDYRFKGIERLVKIYQTKLQPVLTIVAPIINF; this is translated from the coding sequence ATGACTGAACTCACGCTACGCCTACAAGAGGGAGATACCGAGACAACGATCGCAGTTGACCAAAATGTATTTACAATTGGTCGTTTGCCGGAATGTAACTTGTACTTACCTTTTGCTGGAGTATCCCGCAACCATGCTCGCCTGGTGAAAACGGCTGAAGGTGTGTGGACTATTGAGGATCTTGGCAGCAAAAACGGGACGCAGGTTAATAAATATCTTGTTAACTCTCCCCAAGAGTTATATCACGGCGATATCCTTTGGCTAGGCAATGTTAGCCTGGTAGTATTGATCACAAATCCTGTTTCCCAACCGGAGTATCCCGGAATTTCGGATATTAATGAGCAAAGAACAATCCTTCACAATGTTGAACAATTACAACAGCAATGGATTGCAGCTGATAGTAAGGATGGGAACATCAGCAATAAAGACCAAACCATCGCCCGTCTCAAAGACTTAGTAGACATAGCGAAAAATCTCTGTGCGGCAGCATCCATAGAAGAGATTTTTTCTCAAGTCCAGCAAGTAGTTTTTCGTTACCTTGATAGTATCGAACGCTTGGCATTATTAATTGATGTCAATGGTTGCGGCCAGTTGGAACTAATGAATGCCGCCACTAGAAACGTTTCCCAACAGAAACATCTTCCCTCTGATGGTAGTTGGATTAGTCGTAGTATCTGTCAAAAGGTATTTGAGGAAAAAGTCGTCATTCAAACAGCCGATACCCAACAGGATGAACGGTTTGCTAGTGAACAGAGTATTTTGGTCAAAGGCATTCGCAGCGCGATGGCAGTGCCTTTATGGGATGAGAATAAAGTTGTGGGCGTACTGTATGCCGATGCCAATCTTTCTTCTTACCATTGGGCAAATGAAGGCGAGGAAGAATTGAGCTTTTTTTCAGCTTTAGCAAACCTTGTGGCTTCTAGTGTGCAACGTTGGTTATTGGTAGAAAAACTTAAAACTGAAGAAATGATTCGTCACCGACTAGAACGTTATCATTCTCCAGCAGTTGTACAGCAGTTGATCTCTGTAGGCGGATTACCGGGTGGTCGTTTAGCTCCCACCGAGAGCGAAATCAGTATTTTGTTTGCAGATTTAGTTGGCTTTACGGCAATTTCTGAAAGATTAACACCAACTGCGATCGCTCAACTATTAAATAATTTATTTGAAGAGATGCTAAAAGAAGTTTTTACTTGTGGCGGCACTTTAGATAAGTATATTGGCGATTGTATTATGGCATTTTTTGGCGCTCCAGAAGCGCAAACAGATCACGCCGATCGCGCTGTTACTGCTGCCAAGGGAATGCTTACTCGTCTCGAACATCTGAATGCCAATGGTTTTTGGCACGAACCTCTGCAATTACGCATTGCGATTAATAGCGGTAAAGCTGTGGTGGGAGATGTCGGTAGTTCCCAAAGGGTCGATTATACGGCATTAGGCGCGACAATTAATCTTGCTGCTCGTATGGAAGCAGTTTGTCCCCCTAGTGAATGTGTGATTAGTCAAGCCACCCATAAAATGCTTTCACAACCCTCAGACTTCCAAGAAATGGGAGATTATCGTTTCAAAGGTATTGAGCGATTAGTTAAGATTTATCAGACAAAATTGCAGCCAGTGCTAACAATCGTTGCTCCAATCATTAATTTTTAG
- the lpxA gene encoding acyl-ACP--UDP-N-acetylglucosamine O-acyltransferase produces the protein MKTLIHPTAVIHPKSELHHTVQVGAYAVIGAHVKVGPETIIGAHAVLEGPCEIGAQNQIFTGAAIGMEPQDLKFVGEPTWVKIGDNNLIREYVTINRATGAGEATVIGDGNLLMAYVHVAHNCVIEDQVVIANSVALAGHVHIESRARLSGVLGVHQFVRIGRHAMVGGMARIDRDVAPYMLVEGNPARVRTLNIVGLKRSGMDSADLQILKKAFRILYRSDLSFKDALEKLELLGDSEQLQHLRRFLLLSQMPGRRGLIPGKGKKGVSDES, from the coding sequence TTGAAAACGCTAATTCATCCAACTGCTGTAATTCATCCGAAATCGGAACTTCACCATACAGTGCAAGTCGGTGCCTATGCTGTGATTGGAGCGCATGTCAAAGTGGGCCCCGAAACAATAATCGGCGCTCATGCAGTGCTAGAGGGGCCTTGTGAAATTGGGGCGCAAAATCAGATTTTTACAGGTGCAGCCATCGGCATGGAACCCCAGGATCTCAAGTTTGTGGGAGAACCAACCTGGGTCAAAATTGGTGATAACAACTTAATTCGTGAGTACGTTACGATTAACCGCGCTACCGGTGCTGGTGAAGCGACGGTAATTGGTGACGGCAATCTGTTGATGGCTTATGTCCATGTGGCTCATAACTGCGTGATTGAAGACCAGGTAGTGATTGCTAACTCTGTGGCGTTAGCTGGTCATGTCCATATAGAGTCACGCGCTAGGCTGAGTGGGGTTTTAGGTGTCCATCAATTTGTACGTATTGGTAGACACGCAATGGTGGGAGGCATGGCACGTATTGACCGGGATGTGGCCCCATATATGCTGGTGGAGGGAAATCCCGCGCGGGTGCGAACTCTGAATATTGTGGGACTCAAACGGTCTGGTATGGATTCAGCAGATTTGCAAATACTGAAAAAAGCTTTCCGCATTCTCTACCGTTCTGATTTGTCCTTTAAGGATGCTTTGGAAAAGTTGGAATTGTTAGGGGATAGCGAACAGTTGCAGCATTTACGCCGTTTTCTGCTACTTTCCCAAATGCCTGGAAGACGTGGCTTGATTCCTGGTAAAGGCAAAAAAGGCGTTAGTGATGAATCGTGA
- a CDS encoding DNA cytosine methyltransferase translates to MAYEMKKQRAIAVDLFAGAGGMTLGFEQAGFDVLASVEIDPIHCATHEFNFPYCSVLCKSVVDTTGEEIRNRSEIGDREIDVVICGSPCQGFSLIGKRAVDDPRNSLVFHFHRLVFELKPKFFVMENVRGITVGKHKQILQSLISEFRINGYKVEENYQILNAASYGVPQSRERLFLIGAREDVELPKYPQPITKQALINNLTSKKISDIPLSPTVSDAIIDLPEIEKYPELLTSDWVVAEYGKPSKYALVLRGIKRLDDDYSYKREDDLRILSSSLRTKHSAETIKRFQDTQQGEREKISRFYKLHPAGVCNTLRAGTDKYRGSFTSPRPIHPSTPRCITVREAARLHSYPDWFRFHVTKWHGFRQVGNSVPPLLAKAVAAEIIRSLDISPFKPSLRYKLGEERLLQFNLSQAAQYYQL, encoded by the coding sequence ATGGCTTATGAGATGAAAAAACAAAGAGCGATCGCAGTTGACTTATTTGCTGGCGCGGGCGGTATGACTCTTGGCTTTGAGCAAGCTGGTTTTGATGTGCTAGCGTCTGTAGAAATCGACCCTATACACTGTGCAACACATGAGTTTAACTTCCCTTATTGCTCAGTGTTATGTAAAAGTGTTGTGGATACAACGGGGGAAGAAATTAGGAATCGGTCTGAAATTGGCGATCGCGAAATTGATGTAGTAATTTGTGGCTCGCCATGTCAAGGATTTTCCCTAATTGGTAAGAGGGCTGTTGACGATCCACGAAACTCTTTGGTTTTTCACTTTCATCGGCTGGTTTTTGAGTTAAAACCGAAATTTTTTGTGATGGAAAATGTTCGGGGGATCACAGTTGGTAAACATAAACAAATCCTTCAAAGCTTGATTAGCGAATTTAGAATTAATGGCTATAAAGTAGAAGAGAATTACCAAATTCTCAACGCTGCCAGTTATGGAGTACCACAGTCCCGTGAGAGATTATTTCTTATAGGTGCAAGGGAAGATGTAGAATTACCAAAATACCCTCAGCCGATTACTAAACAGGCGCTAATAAATAACTTAACTTCTAAAAAAATCTCGGATATTCCATTGAGTCCTACAGTATCGGATGCAATTATAGATTTACCTGAAATAGAAAAATATCCTGAGTTACTAACAAGCGATTGGGTTGTAGCAGAATATGGAAAGCCTAGTAAATATGCTCTTGTACTTCGTGGTATCAAACGTCTAGATGATGATTATTCTTACAAACGAGAAGATGATTTGCGAATACTTTCTTCAAGTTTAAGAACAAAACATTCGGCGGAAACTATTAAACGTTTTCAGGATACTCAACAAGGTGAGAGAGAAAAAATTAGTCGTTTTTATAAGCTGCATCCTGCTGGTGTCTGTAATACTTTAAGAGCCGGAACAGACAAGTATAGGGGTTCTTTCACATCTCCTAGACCGATTCATCCATCCACACCTCGCTGTATCACAGTTAGGGAAGCGGCAAGATTACATTCTTACCCAGATTGGTTTAGGTTTCATGTAACCAAATGGCACGGATTTAGGCAAGTTGGTAACTCTGTACCGCCTCTACTAGCAAAGGCTGTGGCAGCAGAAATTATTCGCAGTTTAGATATTTCGCCCTTCAAGCCCAGTTTACGATACAAGTTGGGAGAGGAGAGATTATTACAATTTAATCTGTCGCAAGCAGCGCAATATTATCAGCTTTGA